In Leisingera sp. NJS204, the DNA window ATTATTGCCCGCCGAGCGGCCCCAAAGGCCTGTTGTGCCGCCGATGACGACCCGCCGGTGCTTGACAGCATCCGGATGCTGCCGCTGTCCGGCTTGCCGTCCTGTGCCAGCGACACCGTCACCACCACCGTGGTGTTCAACGCATCCGTCGACAGCGACCCCACATTCCAGCACTGCGACACCGCAACCCGCAGGGCATCTTTTTCGCCCAGCGTCAGCGGCGGGCCGGATGGTTCCGGCGCCTCAACATCGGCACCACCTGCCAGGGCTTCTGCCAAGGCATCCTCCACTGCGGAAGGCGTATCCGCCGTCTCCGTCTCCGGCTGCGCCTGCCCGGCCGGCTGGGCCGCTTCCACGGCCTCTTCCGGTTGCGGCTGCGGCCGGGCCGGCCGTGTCCTGGGCCGCACCGATACTGCCGGCGCAGCGGAGGCTGCAACGTCCTCGCCTTCGTTTTCCTCAGTCACAATCCGGTCGCTGGCAGCCTCGGGCGCAGTGGCCTCCTGCACCTCCTGTTCGGTTTCGGCGCCCTCTTCCGGTGCCACTTCCGGCTGGGCAGCATCGTCAACCCTGGTGTCCGGTTCTGGTGGCGCAACAGGCTCAGGCGCGACACGCTCCACCGGGCGCGGCGCAGTTTCAGGGCGCACCTGCGGCACCAGCGCAGCTATCTCCGGCTCCTCAGCCGCTGCAGGCGGCGTGTCCGGCACATCCGGCTCGGGCTGCGGCTCGGGGATCTCTGTCACTTGCGGATCCGGCGCCGCCGGCGCGACCGGTTCGGGCTGAACGGTTTCCGGCTCCGGGTCCGGCTGCGGCGCGGGCTCGGGTGCGGGCTGCACTTCGGCCGGTTCATTCAACGGTGCAGGTTCGGGGGCGACTTGCGGCGCCTGGCGCTGCTGGCTGAGCTTTTCAAACTGCTCCGCCGATATCAGCGCCACCTGCTGAACCCGGGACGGCAAAGGTTCGGAGGGGAACCAGGCGCCAAAGACAACCCATCCCATCAACAGCCCATGTCCGGCAAGAGAGATCCTGGTTCCGGTCTGCACCGCCCGCGTCCCCGCTTACTGCCCTGCACCCTCAGACGGCTGCCCGTCCAGGGCCGGGCCGCCGGTGTCCGTCACCAGCCCCACGTTGGAAAACCCGCCTGCGTTCAGCGCGCCCATCACCTGCATGACATCCGCATAGGCGATCCTGCCATCCGCCCGCAGAAACACCCGGTCCGAGCTGCGCTCGGCCGCAATCGCCCGCAGCTTGGGCACCAGTTCATCGCGCGAAACCGGCGTGGTCTGGATTTCAACACCACCCTCGGCGGTCATCGTGACAGTCAGCGGCTCTTCCTCATCACCGGGCAAGGCGCCCGCTGCAGTCTTGGGCAGCTCTACCGGCACGCCGACCGTCATCAGCGGTGCCGCCACCATAAAGATAATCAGCAGCACCAGCATCACATCCACAAAAGGCGTGACATTGATTTCAGACATCACCCTGCCGCGTCCGCGGCGGCGTCCGCGGCGGCGGTTGCTGCCTCCTGAAGGCTGCTGGACTGCGGCACCCATAGCTCAGGAATCCAACTGGCGGCTGAGGATGGTGGCGAACTCATCGGCAAAGCCCTCATAGCCGCCAATGATGCGGTCGCTGTCCGCGCTCAGCTTATTGTAGAAAACCACTGCCGGAATGGCCGCCAGCAGGCCCAGCCCGGTCGCCATCAGCGCCTCGGCAATGCCGGGCGCCACCACGGCAAGGTTGGTGTTCTGCTGTTCTGCAATCTCGATAAAGGCGGTCATGATGCCCCAGACAGTACCGAACAGCCCCACAAACGGCGCGGTGGAGCCAACGGTAGCCAGAACCGACAAGCCGCTTTGCAGCCCTTCGGTTTCCTTGGCGATGGCCACATCCATCGACCGGTCAATGCGTGCCTGCGCGCCAGGGATCAGCCCGCCGTCGCTGCGGTGGCTGCGCCGCCATTCGGTCATGCCTGCGGAAAAGATCCGGGCCGCCTGACCCGGCGGCCTTGCCCCGACCTGGTCGAACAGCTCATCCAGCGGATTGCCGGACCAGAAGGCGCGGTCAAAGGCATCCGCCTCGCCGCGCGCCTTGCGGTAGTTGATGGTTTTCTGAATGATGATGCCCCACGACCAGACCGAAGCCCCGATCAGCATCAGCATCACCAGTTTCACGGTTACGGTGGCCCGCGCGAAAAGGCCCCACATGGAGAAATCAATCTCCTGCGCCAGCGCCAGAGTTTCTGCTTCCATTCGCCTGCTCTACGATTTCCCGGCCGTTTCTCCGGCCTTATTTGGCCAAAGGCTAGCCCAGTTCAATGTCAAAGGCCATTAAAACAGGCGCTACTGCGCCAAATGTTACTGCAATGCGCGAATCTCTGCCGGAAGCCGCGCAGGCTTGCCGCCTGTGGTGATGCAGACAATGGTGACCTGGGCCCGGAACAGCGGCTGGCCGCCGCGCGTGACCTCTTGAAGCAGCACCATCCGGGCCGGTGTCACATTGTGCAGCGCGGTGGCGACAAGCAGCTCCTCGTCGAATTTGGCGGGCGCCAGGTAATCCGCCTCAATCCGGCGCACAACATAGATCCGCCCGGCCTCGCGCATGGCGTTCTGATCGACACCGATGCCGCGCACCCAGTCGCTGCGCGCACGTTCAATAAACCGCAGGTAGTTGGCGTGATAGACGATCCCGCCCATGTCGGTGTCCTCGTAGTAGACCCGCACCGGGAATTCGTGGATCATGCTCTGCACTCCTGTGATTTGGCGGGCAATCTATGGCTGGGGCCGGGCCGCCGCAAGCGCCTCAGCTCTCCAGCGGGTATTCCGCCAAAACATCATAGCGCGCGCCTTCGGGGGCCAGCGTAGACTGGTATAGCGCAAAGCATTCCGCATCGGTCTGCAGCCGGAAGCCCGCCGCCGCTTGCAGGAAGCCGGCGATCTTCTCCAGCTGACCCGGCTGCAGATACCGCGGGAACCGGGCCAGCGTCACATGCGGGCGGAACCGTTCCCGCGCCAAAGCAATTCCCGCCGCCTGACAGGCACTGCGCACTTGGTTCCGCAGGCGGCTCAGCTCCGGTGTCTTTTGCACCGCGGCAGCCAGCACCCGCGGCTGCCTGCCGCCAAAGGTCTCCAGCCCCTGAATGCTGAGGGTCAGAACCGGAGCGCGGATGGCGGCGAGTTCCTGATGCAAGGCTTGCAGCATTTGTTCCGGCTGATCATCCAGAAATGCCAGCGTCAGATGCATATTCTCTGAAGGCACCGGCCGCCCTGCGGTCAGCTCTTCTTGCACGCGCTCCAACGCAATCCGGGCTGCATCAGACAGCGGCAAGCCCGCGAAAGACCGCATCAGGACTGCGGTTGCCCCGCCGCCGGCGCTTGCAACCGTGCAAACAAGCGCAGGGCGTGGGACTTGTCGTCCGCCGCCAGCGGCATCATCCGGTCATAAGCTGCCGCGATGATCCCTGCAATTTCGGGGCGCAGGATAGTGGCGCCGGTCTCCGGCAGCACCGCCAAGGGGGAGGTTTCAGCAAAGGCCGCATCGCCCCACATCAGCGCCACCTGCACCGCCTGGGTCAGCGCCAGTGTCTCGGCGGGCATCTGCGCCATCGCCCCCTGCATCCGCAGGAACACAAACGCCGCCTTGATGCCCCCCTGATCGTCAAACCGGAACGCCCGGTACTGGCTGGCATCCGCCGCCTTCAGCCGTGCCACCAGCGGCGCCAGCCCGGGGATCAGCCGGTCCAGATCAGGCACTTCCAGCAGTTCATCCCAATCCAGGAAAAAGAAGAACATCAGGTTCGAGCCCAGCTCAGGGTCGGTCTCCGCCATCTGATGGCCCGCCAGCGTCATCACTGCCTCCAACGCACCCTTGACGGTTTTCAGCGTCTCGTCCTGAACGCCAAAAACGATCGGCGCTACCGGCCGGCCCCAGCGGGCACAAGCGTATGCGCCGTCTTGGCGGGTGAACATGGCTTCGATCTGTTCGGGCGTCAGGTCTGGCAGCTGGGCGGTCATATGCGTCTCCTTGATCCTGTTCTGTCTATGCCGACTGTGCCGCGCATCGGCAAGGGGGAGGCTCCCGCGCCTGTCCGGCCCCCTGGCTGCGCCAAGCCGCCGCAAACAGCCTTGGGCCGTGCGCCGCTGGTGCGGCGCATCCAGCATTGCGTCAAACAGATGCGGTCCGGCTTCTTTCTGGTCAAAAACACCCCCGCCGGAGGCAACGCCGCGCTGCAGCTCAGCACCTGGCCTGAGCATCACACAGGCACATCGCCTCCACCTTCCGCCCCCACAGTATAGGTAAGCACGGTGGGTACAGCTTAATGGTAGATACTCCGCCGCCTACCCGAACAGATCGTTCCGGGAACGCGGCGGCGCCATCCCCAGGTGGGTCCAGGCCTTTTGCGCCAGCATCCGCCCGCGCGGGGTGCGCTGTATCAGCCCTTGCTGCAGAAGGAAGGGTTCAATCACCTCTTCCAGCGCGTCGCGGCTTTCGGACAAGGCCGCGGAGATCGTCTCGATCCCCACTGGCCCGCCACCGTAATTCTCGGCCACCAGGTTCAGATACCGCCGGTCGGCGCCATCCAGCCCCAGCTGATCCACCCCCAGCCGGGTCAGCGCGCCATCGGCCAGTTCGCGGGAGATCCTGCCATCGCCCTCCACAACCGCAAAGTCTACAACGCGGCGCAAGAGCCGCCCGGCGATCCTGGGGGTGCCGCGGGCGCGCCGCGCGATCTCGCGGGCGCCTGCATCATCCGCAGGCGCACCCAGCTTGCGGGCATTGCGGCGGACAATCTCGAACAGCTCGTCAATGGTATAGAACTGCAGCCGGGTCGGGATGCCGAAGCGGTCGCGCAGCGGTGTGGTCAGCAGGCCCATCCGGGTGGTGGCCCCGACCAGGGTAAAGGGCTGCAACTCGATCCGCACGGTGCGCGCCGCAGGGCCTTCACCGATCACCAGATCCAGCTCGAAATCCTCCATCGCCGGATAAAGCACCTCCTCCACCGCCGGGTTGAGCCGGTGGATTTCGTCGATGAACAGCACATCGCTGGCTTCAAGATTCGTAAGGATCGCTGCCAGGTCGCCGGCCTTGGCCAGAACCGGGCCGGAGGTCATGCGGAAATTCACCCCCAGTTCACGGGCAATAATCTGGGCCAAAGTGGTCTTGCCAAGGCCGGGAGGGCCGTGGAACAGCGTGTGGTCCATCGCCTCGCCGCGGCGGCGGGCGGATTCAATAAAGACCTTCAGGTTGGCGCGGGCTTCGGCCTGGCCGATGAATTCACCAAGACCCTGCGGACGCAAGGCACGGTCGTTTTCGGCTGAACTGTCCTCAGGCAGCGGTTCGGGGCGCAGAGCGGGGTCGGCGTCAATCATGGTACAGGTCTCTCTGATATGTCCCACCCGGCTGAAGGCCGGGCAGCGCCCGACCCTCCCGTTTTGCCGAAGGCAAACCTTTGGTTTGACGGGAGGGCGCTTCGCACCCGCCCAGCGTCGGGCGCTGCCCTTGGTGTTTCATCTTCACCCCTTCGGCGCCAGCAGCCGCAGCGCCGCGCGGATCAGCTCTGCTTCATCCGCATCCGGATAGGTGGCCGCAGCCTCAGCCACCGCTGCCGCCGCGTCCGACGGACCATAGCCGAGATTGCCCAACGCCGACAGCGCCCCGGCCGACGCCGCAGCGGCACCAGTGGGTTTCTTTGGCGGCGCCTTGCGGGCCGGTTTGGCAGCAGGTGCCGGCCCGGCGTCCTCGACCACCTCCAGCCCGGGGCCGTCCATCGCATCCGCCACAGCGCCCCCCATGGCCATCACACCCGGCGCCTTGTCCTTGAGGTCCAGCACGATGCGCTGCGCGGTCTTGGGGCCGACGCCCTTGGCCGCCTTCACCGACGCCCAGTCGCCTAAAGCAATCGCCCGGCTGACCCCGTCCGGCCCCAGCGTGCCGAGAATGGCCAGCGAAACCTTGGCCCCGACCCCCTGCACCGAGGTCAGCAGCCGGTGCCATTCCTTCTCCACCAAAGAGGTGAAACCATAAAGCTGCATCAGGTCTTCGCGCACCACCATCTCGGTATAAAGCGCGATCGCTTCGCCTGTGCCCGGCAGCGCCGCCATGGTGCGGTCGGAGCAATAGACGATATAGCCGACACCGCGCACGTCGATCAGCACGTGGTCCTGCGACCGGTAGTCGAGGCGGCCTGTCAGTTTGCCGATCATGCCAGCCTGCCAATCATGCGCGTTTCTCCTTCAGCTGCCGTTGCGACGTGCCGCCGTAATAAGCATGGCAGATGGCAATCGCCAGTGCATCCGCTGCATCGGCACCCTTGGGCGCACAGCCGGGCAGCTGCAGTTTGACCATATGCATGACCTGCTCCTTTTCGGCGTGCCCCACGCCGACCACAGTCTTTTTGACCCGGTTGGGGGCATATTCGCCCACCGGCAAGCCTGCCTTGGCGAGCGTCAGCAGCGCAACTCCGCGCGCCTGACCCAGTTTCAGGGTGCCGGCACCGTCCTTGTTCACAAAGGTCTGTTCGATCGCGGCCTGATCCGGGGCATAGGCCTCAATGATTTCGGTGACCTGATTGTGCAGCGACAGAAGACGCTCGCCCAGATCATCGCCATCCGAGCAGCAATGGCCGTTGGCAACATGGCTCAGCCGCGGGCCATTTGATTCGATGACCCCCCATCCAAGGGTGCGCAGCCCCGGATCAATTCCCAGAATCCGCATGATGTGCCCGGTCCCCGTCTGCTCTTTGCAATTATTTTTCCAACGATTAGCACAAAACGCGAACATGTCCAATTGCTTTCCCTGCGCGCCGCGCGCCGCCAGGGAAGCAAATCCTGTCCTGAAACCGACCTTCCGCAATAGGCGGAACGACATTTCCCGGCAAAAGCAGCGCGCAGGCAAAGCGCCCTTGTTATTAAGGCGCAAAGCTATGCGCACTGTGCATATGACGCATGCAATTTCGGATCTTGCCGGGTTGGATTTTCCTCACTAGATGCCCGCCATCGCAACATAGCGACGAAGCCAACACCAGATCAGAGGACACGGATATGGCCGCATTTGACACTACCCGCACCACCTATGGCTCCACCGGCCTGTTTGGCCGCTTCGGCGCACTGGTTGCAACCGCAACCGGCATGTTTGCTGCCTGGAATGACGCCCGTGCAACCCGCAACGCCCTGTCGGGCCTGACCGACCGCGAGCTGGCCGACATCGGCATGTCGCGCGGCGACATCGAAGCCGTTGCCACTGGCAAAACTGCTTTCTGAGCCCCCTTTTTCCGCCCTGCCTCCTCCCTCGGGGCGACTAGGGAAACGCCGCGGACCTGACAAGGCCGCGGCGTTTTTTGTTGCCGGATTGCACGGCAAGACCGCGCCGCAAAAAGGCCGCCGGCTCCCCCTACCAGCGGCCTTTTTGCCCCCTGCCCGCATTGCTGTCAGCGCAGAACGGGCCCGATTTTCCGGGCCAAGAAGACTGACACCGGGTCTGCCTGCATCAGGAAGGCGCCCGCGCGTTCAATGCCGCTGCCGCCGGCCAGCGTCTGCACCCGCGCGTCATAGCTGCCAAAGCCAAGCGCCGCCATCAGGAAGCCCTTGAACAGCAAAAACGCCGCCGCGAAGAAAATCAGCGAGCGTCCTGAAATCCGGGATTGCAGCCG includes these proteins:
- the ybgC gene encoding tol-pal system-associated acyl-CoA thioesterase translates to MIHEFPVRVYYEDTDMGGIVYHANYLRFIERARSDWVRGIGVDQNAMREAGRIYVVRRIEADYLAPAKFDEELLVATALHNVTPARMVLLQEVTRGGQPLFRAQVTIVCITTGGKPARLPAEIRALQ
- the ruvA gene encoding Holliday junction branch migration protein RuvA encodes the protein MIGKLTGRLDYRSQDHVLIDVRGVGYIVYCSDRTMAALPGTGEAIALYTEMVVREDLMQLYGFTSLVEKEWHRLLTSVQGVGAKVSLAILGTLGPDGVSRAIALGDWASVKAAKGVGPKTAQRIVLDLKDKAPGVMAMGGAVADAMDGPGLEVVEDAGPAPAAKPARKAPPKKPTGAAAASAGALSALGNLGYGPSDAAAAVAEAAATYPDADEAELIRAALRLLAPKG
- a CDS encoding DUF1127 domain-containing protein encodes the protein MAAFDTTRTTYGSTGLFGRFGALVATATGMFAAWNDARATRNALSGLTDRELADIGMSRGDIEAVATGKTAF
- the ruvB gene encoding Holliday junction branch migration DNA helicase RuvB — encoded protein: MIDADPALRPEPLPEDSSAENDRALRPQGLGEFIGQAEARANLKVFIESARRRGEAMDHTLFHGPPGLGKTTLAQIIARELGVNFRMTSGPVLAKAGDLAAILTNLEASDVLFIDEIHRLNPAVEEVLYPAMEDFELDLVIGEGPAARTVRIELQPFTLVGATTRMGLLTTPLRDRFGIPTRLQFYTIDELFEIVRRNARKLGAPADDAGAREIARRARGTPRIAGRLLRRVVDFAVVEGDGRISRELADGALTRLGVDQLGLDGADRRYLNLVAENYGGGPVGIETISAALSESRDALEEVIEPFLLQQGLIQRTPRGRMLAQKAWTHLGMAPPRSRNDLFG
- the tolQ gene encoding protein TolQ, with the protein product MEAETLALAQEIDFSMWGLFARATVTVKLVMLMLIGASVWSWGIIIQKTINYRKARGEADAFDRAFWSGNPLDELFDQVGARPPGQAARIFSAGMTEWRRSHRSDGGLIPGAQARIDRSMDVAIAKETEGLQSGLSVLATVGSTAPFVGLFGTVWGIMTAFIEIAEQQNTNLAVVAPGIAEALMATGLGLLAAIPAVVFYNKLSADSDRIIGGYEGFADEFATILSRQLDS
- the thpR gene encoding RNA 2',3'-cyclic phosphodiesterase codes for the protein MRSFAGLPLSDAARIALERVQEELTAGRPVPSENMHLTLAFLDDQPEQMLQALHQELAAIRAPVLTLSIQGLETFGGRQPRVLAAAVQKTPELSRLRNQVRSACQAAGIALARERFRPHVTLARFPRYLQPGQLEKIAGFLQAAAGFRLQTDAECFALYQSTLAPEGARYDVLAEYPLES
- the tolR gene encoding protein TolR — encoded protein: MGAAVQQPSGGSNRRRGRRRGRGRVMSEINVTPFVDVMLVLLIIFMVAAPLMTVGVPVELPKTAAGALPGDEEEPLTVTMTAEGGVEIQTTPVSRDELVPKLRAIAAERSSDRVFLRADGRIAYADVMQVMGALNAGGFSNVGLVTDTGGPALDGQPSEGAGQ
- a CDS encoding energy transducer TonB, yielding MQTGTRISLAGHGLLMGWVVFGAWFPSEPLPSRVQQVALISAEQFEKLSQQRQAPQVAPEPAPLNEPAEVQPAPEPAPQPDPEPETVQPEPVAPAAPDPQVTEIPEPQPEPDVPDTPPAAAEEPEIAALVPQVRPETAPRPVERVAPEPVAPPEPDTRVDDAAQPEVAPEEGAETEQEVQEATAPEAASDRIVTEENEGEDVAASAAPAVSVRPRTRPARPQPQPEEAVEAAQPAGQAQPETETADTPSAVEDALAEALAGGADVEAPEPSGPPLTLGEKDALRVAVSQCWNVGSLSTDALNTTVVVTVSLAQDGKPDSGSIRMLSSTGGSSSAAQQAFGAARRAIIRCGAKGFQLPPEKYAQWRDIEMTFNPERMRIK
- the ruvC gene encoding crossover junction endodeoxyribonuclease RuvC; the protein is MRILGIDPGLRTLGWGVIESNGPRLSHVANGHCCSDGDDLGERLLSLHNQVTEIIEAYAPDQAAIEQTFVNKDGAGTLKLGQARGVALLTLAKAGLPVGEYAPNRVKKTVVGVGHAEKEQVMHMVKLQLPGCAPKGADAADALAIAICHAYYGGTSQRQLKEKRA